In the genome of Chryseobacterium sp. 52, the window CACTAACAATATGAACGGTTTAAAATTAAAAATCAAAACATATTGAAATATTATTACATTTTTGCCCGTTTTTTGCTGATACTTTTTTACATCACAAAATATAACGTTATGAAAAAGTTACTCATCTTACTCCCCTGTTTCCTGCTTTCAGAAGCAAATGCACAGGAAATTGAAGCTGTTCCCGCAGATAAAATGAATATCATCAAGACCAACGTTACAGCCTACGCATTCAGAAATATCAATCTGTCTTATGAAAGAGCGATCACTCAGTGGTTCTCTCTTAATATAGGATTTGGAACAATGACGCAGGGAAAAGTACCATTTATTAATGCTTTTTTAAAAGATGAAGATGAGAAAAGATTCCAGAATCTGAGGGTGAAGGCAACGAATTTCACCATAGAACCCAGATTCTACATCGGGAAAGGCTATGGAAAAGGATTTTATTTTGCCCCTTATTACCGCTATTCTGATGTCACATCCAATAGCTTTGATTTTTATTACGATTATGATGCTATCGACGGAAATACCTACCAGATCCCACTCAAGGGTAAGGGAAGTACCAGCGGAAACAGTGGCGGGCTGATGGTTGGGGTGCAGTTTTTCCTGACCAGAAGTCAAAATCTGGTTCTTGATTTCTGGATCGCTGGTGCCCATTACGGAAGCGGAAAGGGAGATTTTACCATGACCAGCGATTATGTTCTGACTCCGGAAATGCAGGATCAGCTTAAGAAAGAAATTGAAAAACTGGATATCCCGGTTGTAGACTACACAGTAGAAACCAATGCCAATGGGGCAAAAGTAAAAGTAGACGGGCCGTGGGCCGGTTTTAGAAGTGGATTATCAATTGGATACCGGTTTTAAAAAATATGATCAAAACTTCAAATATTTCCAAACTGTTCTTTTATGGACAGTTTTTTTTATCTTTAAACCCAACAACAGTTTATTCCGGATCAATAATCTCACATGAAAATCCTTATCGTAGAAGACCACAAAGAGCTCGCAGCCAATACTACAGATTATCTTAAAAAGGAAGATTATATCTGCGAAGTTGCTTCTAATGCTAAAGAGGCTTTGGAAAAAATTGAACTTTTTGAGTATGACTGCATTCTTCTGGATCTTATGCTTCCCGACGGAAACGGCTTGGAAATTCTAAAGCATATTAAAAATGATGCCCCGCAGACAAGTGTCATCATTGTTTCTGCAAAAAACTCTCTGGACACCAAATTGACTGGATTGGATGACGGAGCAGATGACTATATCACCAAACCTTTCTCTTTACCCGAACTTCATTCCAGAATA includes:
- a CDS encoding DUF3575 domain-containing protein is translated as MKKLLILLPCFLLSEANAQEIEAVPADKMNIIKTNVTAYAFRNINLSYERAITQWFSLNIGFGTMTQGKVPFINAFLKDEDEKRFQNLRVKATNFTIEPRFYIGKGYGKGFYFAPYYRYSDVTSNSFDFYYDYDAIDGNTYQIPLKGKGSTSGNSGGLMVGVQFFLTRSQNLVLDFWIAGAHYGSGKGDFTMTSDYVLTPEMQDQLKKEIEKLDIPVVDYTVETNANGAKVKVDGPWAGFRSGLSIGYRF